A part of Aquila chrysaetos chrysaetos chromosome 14, bAquChr1.4, whole genome shotgun sequence genomic DNA contains:
- the GGACT gene encoding gamma-glutamylaminecyclotransferase, with translation MARVFVYGTLKKGQPNYKHMINTAKGLAKFQGRGRTVEKYPLVIAGKYNIPYMLNIPGTGHHVAGEIYSVDDQMLQFLDEFEGCPDMYQRTLMRIEVVEWEGKGGAGEARAAADGIMECFVYSTTTYPPEWVGLPYHDSYDSSGKHGLSYVLRESRD, from the coding sequence ATGGCTCGTGTCTTCGTCTACGGCACGCTGAAGAAGGGCCAGCCCAACTACAAGCACATGATCAATACGGCCAAGGGGCTAGCGAAATTCCAGGGAAGGGGCCGCACGGTGGAGAAGTACCCGCTGGTGATTGCAGGAAAATACAACATTCCTTACATGCTGAACATCCCGGGGACAGGACACCACGTTGCTGGAGAGATTTACTCGGTTGACGACCAGATGCTGCAGTTCCTGGATGAGTTTGAAGGCTGCCCAGACATGTACCAGCGTACCCTGATGAGAATCGAGGTGGTggagtgggaagggaagggcgGCGCGGGCGAGGCGCGGGCAGCCGCCGACGGCATCATGGAGTGCTTCGTGTATAGCACGACGACATACCCGCCCGAGTGGGTTGGCCTCCCCTACCATGACAGTTACGACTCCTCGGGGAAACACGGCCTCTCCTACGTCCTACGCGAAAGCCGGGATTAG